Proteins from a genomic interval of Euleptes europaea isolate rEulEur1 chromosome 18, rEulEur1.hap1, whole genome shotgun sequence:
- the LOC130490367 gene encoding angiogenin-like: protein METWKRIPLYLVAVTYLLLGAAASNEQYQMFLNKHHDNPTTKIENSGYCDILMNYRKLIQSCVPMNIFIHASETQLQDVCGDGGVPYHGTGNRQSRQSYPVTICRLGVVTRTRRCIYYATYSNMRLFLSCDENNLPVLLDEVLTLGS, encoded by the coding sequence ATGGAGACTTGGAAGAGGATACCCCTTTACTTAGTAGCAGTGACCTACCTGCTGTTGGGAGCCGCTGCCTCTAACGAGCAGTACCAGATGTTCTTAAACAAGCATCACGACAACCCCACGACTAAAATCGAGAACTCCGGATACTGTGACATCCTGATGAATTACAGGAAACTGATCCAATCGTGCGTGCCCATGAACATTTTCATCCACGCCTCCGAGACACAACTCCAGGACGTATGCGGGGACGGAGGGGTCCCCTACCACGGCACCGGAAACCGTCAGAGCAGGCAATCCTACCCTGTCACTATCTGCAGGCTGGGGGTGGTCACCAGGACCCGGAGATGCATCTACTACGCCACCTACAGCAACATGCGCCTGTTCCTTAGCTGCGACGAAAATAACTTGCCCGTGCTTCTAGATGAAGTCCTCACCCTGGGCAGCTGA